The DNA window GCAGTTTGTCCGCACCCAGCACCAGCGCGACATCGACCGCGCCCGAGGCGATCGCGAACAACGCGTTGCGCACGGCGTCATGTCCGGTGGCACAGGCGTTTTCGACGCGGGTGACCGGGACCTCGGGCAGCCCGAGGGTATCGGCGAGGATGCCGGAGGGAAATCCGTCGGTGGTACCGAGCTCACCGAACCAGGCGGCCTCGATATCGGATTTGCGCAATCCCTTGTCGATACTGGCCGCGCACTCGGCGAACGCCATCGGCACCAAATCCTTGATACCAAGGGCGAAATGCTCAGCGAACGGCGTCATCCCCGCGCCGACAATGGCAACTCTTCTCATGCCGCCACCTCCAGATCTGGTTCGAAGGCATAGCCGTAATCCGGCACGCCCGATCGCACGGCCACCCGGCGCAGCACCATACGACCACGGTCACCGATATCGACCGCGCCCGGCTCGGCACCGGTGACCTTCACCAGCGCGCGCACCCCCACCTCGTCGAGTTCGACGATGACCAGCGAATACGGGGTCTTGAGCCCCGGTACCGGCACGTGCACCGTCACACCGGTGTAGACGACGGCGGTGCGCGGCAACGGCACCAGGGTGTAATCGGTGCGCAGCGCACCGTCCTCGCCGACCCGATAGCGCGGCGGGAAATCCAATTCATCGGTGTCGGCGTGCTTGCCGGCCACCCAACGCACCTTCGCCTCGAAGGCCCGCTCATAGGCGGCCAGCGAAATCGGGATCTCGGCACCCGGCATGAACGTGCCATCGGGCTTGTCCCGGGCCGCCGGTTCCCGGCGACGGACCTCTACCGCACCGGCGGCCACCGTGACACCGGACAGACTGGCCTGCTCCACACCCACCAGCGGGCCGGTCTGCTCCGACTCCGCGATAGCGGCCAGCGCGAACAGTCCCGCACTCGCTCCGAGCGTCGGCAGTGGCGCGGGCGTGCCGACACACAGATCGACCGCTTGGTCGTGTTCGACCCCGGCCACCGCGATCGGGGTATCCAACCAGGCGACCGCCAGCGAACCGAGCAGACCACGTTCGTGCAGCAACCGGGGATCGCCGTAGTCGTGCACCACACCGGAGGCGTAGCGCGTGCGGACCGGCAGACTGCGCGCGATCCGCGCCGCGGTACGCACCTGCAGGCCACGCTCGGCGGTCAGCGCCGCAGCGGCACCGGCCGGCTCGAGGTCCACACCGATGACCAGAGTCCGCGGCCGAGCCGAGCCGAGAGCGTCCAGCGCAGCGGGCGCACCGCCGAGCCGCTCGATCACCTCCAGTTCCGGATCCAGGCCGAGACCGGCCAGCAGCACCGCGGCATTGCCGCCCTCCAGCAGCGGCAGATCCCGGCTGACCAGAACCACATGTTCCACGCCCGCGCCGGCGTCGAGCGCGGCCCGCCCGGCTTCCACCGCGAGGGTGATCGCGTCCTCGTCGTCACCGGGCACCCGCCGGTCGGCGGCGCCCCAGCACGGCAGATATGTTCCGATCGAAGCGATGAACGGCATCGGATCTCCCCCTTCGTTCTAGGTGGCCGCGCCGGCCGATTCGACCGCGAGGAGGTATCGGTCGATCCGCCCGGCGGTCGCGATATCCGACGCCTGGTCCTGAGAGCGCATCCGGCCTCCTCATCGAGGTGAAAATATAATTCTCTTTGAACGAGAACAAGCAAGCTGTCGGCGGCAACTCTAACAAAGGGACCGACGCCGCGTCACATACTTGCCGGACTTTTCGACAGCCGGTGCCGATATGGCTCGCTCGGCCCTGACGCACGTCACCAACCCCACGGTTGCCACCCAATCCTTCGCGAGAGTACGGTTCTCGTAACAGGAAGGGAGATTCTCGTGATCGAGACTACAGCACTTGGTCCAAACCTGGGAGTGTCTGTCACCGGAGTCGAGGACCTACTCGACGAAACGGCGGTCAGCCGGTGCCTGGAGGCACTGAAGTGGCGCGGCGTACTGCTCATTCGCGGCCTGCATCTCGACGACGCCGCGCAGGTGGCGTTCAGCCGCAAACTGGGCACGGTGCTCGCACCCGGCGGCCAGGAGATCTTCACGGTCTCGCTCGATCCCGCCAAGAACCGATCGGCCGAATACCTCAAGGGCACTTTCTTCTGGCATATCGACGACACCACCAGCAAAGTGCCCGCCAAGGCGACCATGCTCACCGCCCGGCACGTGGCCATGGTCGGTGGCGGCACCGAATTCGCCAGCACCTACGCGGCCTACGAGAACCTGCCCGAACACGAACGCAAACGGTATGAAGGTCTGCGCGTGGTGCACACCTTCGAGGCCGCGCAGCGGCTGGCGTATCCGGAGCCGACCGAGCAGCAGGTAGCGGGTTGGCGCAAAGTGCCCAGCCATGAGAGCGCGCTGGTCTGGCGGCGTCGTGACGGTCGGCGCTCATTGGTTATCGGTGCCACCGCCGACCACGTCGTCGGCATGGACCCCGTCGAGAGCCGCGCGCTGCTCGACGAGCTGCTGGCCTGGTCGACCCAGGAGCGCTTCTGCTACACCCACGACTGGGCCGTCGGCGACGTGGTGATCTGGGACAACACCGGCATGCTGCACCGCGCCCTGCCCTATGACCCGTCCTCGGAACGCACCATGCACCGCAGCACGATCGCTGGTGACGAGCCTTGGTCGTGAAAACCGCGGTGGTCACCGGCGGCGGTTCCGGTATCGGTGCGGCCGTCGCACAGCGCCTGCGCACCGACGGATATCAGGTGGCCACCCTCGACCTGAAACCCCCGACCGGCGACGATCACACCTACGGGGCCGATGTCACCGATCCGGTCGCGGTGGACAAGGCGCTCAACGCGATCCGCCAGCAGTTGGGTCCGGTCACCGTACTGGTCAATGCCGCGGGCCTGGACGGCTTCAAACGCTTCACCAACCTGACCTTCGCCGCCTGGCAGCGCGTGATCGACGTCAATCTCAACGGCGTCTTCCATTGCATCCAGGCCGCACTGCCCGACATGCTGAACGCGCGCTGGGGGCGAATCGTCAATATCTCCTCCTCCAGCGCCCATTCGGGCCAGCCGTTCATGGCGCACTATGTGGCGGCCAAATCGGCGGTCAACGGTGTGACCAAGGCGTTGGCGCTGGAACTCGGCCTCTCCGGGATCACCGTCAACGCGGTGCCGCCCGGTTTCATCGACACCCCGATGCTGCG is part of the Nocardia sp. NBC_00565 genome and encodes:
- a CDS encoding Zn-ribbon domain-containing OB-fold protein, which gives rise to MPFIASIGTYLPCWGAADRRVPGDDEDAITLAVEAGRAALDAGAGVEHVVLVSRDLPLLEGGNAAVLLAGLGLDPELEVIERLGGAPAALDALGSARPRTLVIGVDLEPAGAAAALTAERGLQVRTAARIARSLPVRTRYASGVVHDYGDPRLLHERGLLGSLAVAWLDTPIAVAGVEHDQAVDLCVGTPAPLPTLGASAGLFALAAIAESEQTGPLVGVEQASLSGVTVAAGAVEVRRREPAARDKPDGTFMPGAEIPISLAAYERAFEAKVRWVAGKHADTDELDFPPRYRVGEDGALRTDYTLVPLPRTAVVYTGVTVHVPVPGLKTPYSLVIVELDEVGVRALVKVTGAEPGAVDIGDRGRMVLRRVAVRSGVPDYGYAFEPDLEVAA
- a CDS encoding TauD/TfdA dioxygenase family protein; translation: MIETTALGPNLGVSVTGVEDLLDETAVSRCLEALKWRGVLLIRGLHLDDAAQVAFSRKLGTVLAPGGQEIFTVSLDPAKNRSAEYLKGTFFWHIDDTTSKVPAKATMLTARHVAMVGGGTEFASTYAAYENLPEHERKRYEGLRVVHTFEAAQRLAYPEPTEQQVAGWRKVPSHESALVWRRRDGRRSLVIGATADHVVGMDPVESRALLDELLAWSTQERFCYTHDWAVGDVVIWDNTGMLHRALPYDPSSERTMHRSTIAGDEPWS
- a CDS encoding SDR family NAD(P)-dependent oxidoreductase, whose protein sequence is MKTAVVTGGGSGIGAAVAQRLRTDGYQVATLDLKPPTGDDHTYGADVTDPVAVDKALNAIRQQLGPVTVLVNAAGLDGFKRFTNLTFAAWQRVIDVNLNGVFHCIQAALPDMLNARWGRIVNISSSSAHSGQPFMAHYVAAKSAVNGVTKALALELGLSGITVNAVPPGFIDTPMLRAAEERGVLGGTIQQHIERTPVRRVGRAEDIAAACAFLISDEAGYITGQILGVNGGRNT